In the genome of Noviherbaspirillum saxi, the window TGTCCAGCAGCGCATGCTTGTAATCGACATAGCGGGTCAACAATTGCCGCGCCTGTTCGGCAGCACGTCCTTTCAATCTTGTATCGATGTCATGCTCGATTTCTGCACGTATCGCCTGCAGCGGCTTTTCTCCTGTCGCGGCTAGGTAATAGTCAAACATGCGAACCAGTTCGGCACTGACGACCAGATCGCCGCCATCGATCTGCAAGTTGCCATCGGGCCGCGTTCCTTCAAGCGAACGGACAAAGGCAAAGAGATTCGGCTCCGGCGAGGCTTGCATGGGCGCGAGTTCCTCACGCGGCATCAGCGCCAGCCACAGCATCAGGGCAGCGCTAATGGCTGCTGCCCCGTGCCACACTTTCAGTGTGATTCTGCTCATCGCCGGATTACAGACCGAGGTTCTTCAGGCGATTTGCATGTTGACGAAACAGCGTGACGGGATTGACCTCAAAGATGTTGACCAGGCCGGCCGTCTGATTCACTTCGTCCAGGTGGTTCATCGCATAATCGTCGCGAATCACCCGGCCGAGACGACTTGAACAACTGCTGACCAAGCCGTCGTTCTTTGCGAAACCGAAGGCCAGCGATGTCAGCGCGAGTGTCGGATCGATAGGATCGAGCAGATTGGTGTAAGGCTTGGCGCCGCTCCAGGAAAAGTATTGCACGCCCTTTCATGTGCAGCGGGCGATCGATCGCCAGATCCATGCCGCCCCCGGCCAGTTCGCGTTCTATGTCGGTCCGGTTGGCGTCCATGCTGATCATCTTGACGCGCGGTGCGATCCGTTCCAGTCGCGCGGCTAGTAGTGGCAGATAGACCCATTCAAACGGATCGTGGGCACCGACGGTAAAGGACATCTCCACGTTCGCCGGTTCGAAGGTCTCTTGCAGGTGCACCATTTCACGCAAGCCGTTCAGGTGCAATTGCACCTTGGGGATGATCATCTTGGTCTTGGTGGTTGCCACCATGCGGTTGCCCTGCCGGACGAACAGCGGGTCGTCGAGAAGTTCGCGCAGACGGTTGAGCGAGTGCGTAATCGCAGGCTGAGTCAGATGAAGCGCGCGCGCCGCGCCACCGATTCCGCCATGGGTATAGACGGCGTCCAGTATGCGGAACAGGTTCATGTCGACACGACTTTCTGGCTGGCTCATGGTTCAATCGGGAGCGATGACCGGCTTAAGATAACCGCGTAAAGAACCTAGTGTAATGCTTCGCAACCATCAAGCATTGACGCAATAGGCCAGTCAGCGGTATTTCGTTGTCGTTATTGCCGCTGCGGCGTAACACTGCCCTTGACCAGCTCGCCACGGATTTCCCGCAGCTTCGCCTTGACTCTCTGGGCATTGTCGTTGCCCATGCGGATCATCAGCTTGTGACCCGCGGACAGCGATTCCAGCTCCGGATCGGCATACTTGTAAAAGATATGCGGCTGCACCAGCGCGATCTTTCCTTCGCTGGGCGGCGCGGCAAGCACATGATCGATCACCACCACCAGCCGGTCATTGAAATAGCCTTTCGGATAACCGAGGTCCCGATACGCACTCTGGAACAATGGATAGAACCGGATATAGGCCTCCGCCAGCTGTTTGGCATCCACCAGGTCGAGGAGGCGGACAAACGGTGTGTAGCGCTTGAAATTTGTCTCGGCCATGGTCAGGTTTTCACTCTTCCCATTGATACGGAATTTTCCGGGCACCGGCGTCGTCGGCATCATTTGGGCCGAGACGATGGGACGCGGGAGGTTATCCACCGTGACCACGATGCGACGAATGATTTCCTGGGGCTGGAAGAATTGCTTTGCCGCGGCGCCGCCGACAAGTTCGGACAGCATCGCGAATGCCACCGAATCGCTTTTTCCCAGGGCAGGCAGCGATTCGTTCTGCGTTTCCGGAAGCGGATAGCGTATTGCCCCTTCGACCGCAGCGGTTGGCGGCGGCACATCCGAAGGCATCACCTGTGGCGGCTG includes:
- a CDS encoding DUF3014 domain-containing protein, producing MKKAAGTLFILALLGVAAFAFFLWMQGPTYQPPQVMPSDVPPPTAAVEGAIRYPLPETQNESLPALGKSDSVAFAMLSELVGGAAAKQFFQPQEIIRRIVVTVDNLPRPIVSAQMMPTTPVPGKFRINGKSENLTMAETNFKRYTPFVRLLDLVDAKQLAEAYIRFYPLFQSAYRDLGYPKGYFNDRLVVVIDHVLAAPPSEGKIALVQPHIFYKYADPELESLSAGHKLMIRMGNDNAQRVKAKLREIRGELVKGSVTPQRQ